A DNA window from Lachancea thermotolerans CBS 6340 chromosome G complete sequence contains the following coding sequences:
- the LYS5 gene encoding holo-[acyl-carrier-protein] synthase (similar to uniprot|P50113 Saccharomyces cerevisiae YGL154C LYS5 Phosphopantetheinyl transferase involved in lysine biosynthesis converts inactive apo-form of Lys2p (alpha-aminoadipate reductase) into catalytically active holo-form by posttranslational addition of phosphopantetheine), which translates to MQSLTRKVLYGLQLSVGPFCEIPSKVLCLINKLSLGYILSIVFDQSRRTPVGFNQMSKEWLLSAGTGLPAFVLVCDDHRGILHDDFEFEMGMRYLPLEKQQRILSRKQRDARNTALCNQILQIAGASAACGIHWRDLKFKMSKLGKPYVESANPCIFNLSNSCGKVAMFVKRSHGSIGIDLASTKDCENWGPGYLRLFQDIFSSDELQCLEQTQQGLQRDRLFIYYWSLKEAYTKLTGTGLNCCLSAINLGALEPLEADKTAKIVRTINGSPITFKSKWIDNLTVLSVCEDSGNSTAEHDELPLYELEVADILSYLDSMK; encoded by the coding sequence ATGCAATCGCTGACTCGTAAAGTCCTTTACGGTCTTCAGCTGTCGGTTGGGCCATTCTGTGAGATACCCTCAAAGGTGTTGTGTCTTATCAATAAATTGTCTCTGGGATATATATTGTCAatcgtttttgatcaatCACGACGAACTCCAGTTGGGTTCAACCAAATGAGTAAGGAATGGTTACTCTCAGCGGGCACCGGCTTGCCGGCATTTGTTCTGGTCTGCGATGACCATCGTGGTATCCTACACGACGACTTTGAGTTTGAGATGGGAATGCGGTACCTGCCGCTAGAAAAACAGCAAAGAATACTAAGCAGGAAGCAGCGCGACGCTCGAAACACCGCACTATGCAATCAAATATTGCAGATAGCAGGTGCGTCTGCGGCCTGTGGTATACACTGGCGTGATctaaagttcaaaatgagTAAATTGGGGAAGCCTTACGTCGAGAGCGCAAATCCATGCATTTTCAACTTATCCAACAGCTGCGGAAAGGTCGCTATGTTTGTCAAAAGAAGCCATGGAAGCATCGGGATTGATTTAGCAAGCACCAAGGACTGCGAGAATTGGGGTCCTGGTTATTTACGGCTCTTCCAAGATATCTTTTCCTCAGATGAGCTGCAATGCCTTGAACAAACACAACAAGGTTTGCAGAGAGACAGGCTTTTCATTTACTACTGGTCTCTGAAAGAGGCATACACAAAACTCACGGGAACAGGCCTAAACTGTTGTCTTTCTGCAATAAATTTAGGAGCTCTCGAACCGCTCGAAGCTGATAAAACTGCTAAAATCGTTCGGACAATAAATGGTAGCCCTATAACTTTCAAGTCAAAGTGGATCGACAACCTTACAGTACTTTCGGTATGCGAGGATTCAGGGAATAGTACTGCCGAACATGATGAACTCCCGCTGTACGAGCTCGAAGTAGCTGATATCTTGTCCTATTTGGATAGTATGAAATGA
- the PEX14 gene encoding Pex14p (similar to uniprot|P53112 Saccharomyces cerevisiae YGL153W PEX14 Peroxisomal membrane protein that is a central component of the peroxisomal protein import machinery interacts with PTS1 (Pex5p) and PTS2 (Pex7p) peroxisomal matrix protein signal recognition factors and membrane receptor Pex13p), with the protein MAQPTAEDRKGLYESAIAFLNDPNVSDAPLTKKIEFLQSKGLTREEIDQAIKEAKSGPSPNSAEPKDAAVDQGRHADYVYEAIPPPLPKRDWKDYFVMATASAGLCYGVYQLAKLYVIPNILPDSKSKLEQDKEQIMQQFDKMEQLLSTVEQDHSSQMKKEEQKFKELDEVVVELQTALEGNARTREKLEDDVRILRLEIEGLQKNLNSFILENTDSPAIRKLNDEILSLKNLMKNSTLLKSATPSENDKSPVPGAEAIPSASEILAKMNIPKKNDSEAPAWKKSRDAMAAHKDTALPEWQKTAAEKAHTPIPEWQKAMFNAESPSPEESVS; encoded by the coding sequence ATGGCCCAACCGACAGCTGAAGACCGTAAAGGACTTTACGAGTCAGCGATTGCATTCTTGAATGATCCCAATGTTTCAGATGCGCCCCTCACCAAAAAGATTGAGTTTCTACAATCCAAAGGGTTAACTCGAGAAGAGATTGACCAGGCGATAAAAGAGGCGAAGTCAGGGCCTTCTCCTAATAGTGCCGAACCCAAGGATGCAGCCGTCGACCAGGGCAGGCATGCAGACTATGTGTACGAGGCAATCCCACCGCCATTACCAAAACGTGATTGGAAGGACTATTTTGTAATGGCCACAGCTAGCGCGGGACTATGCTACGGGGTATACCAACTTGCCAAGCTTTATGTCATCCCTAACATCTTACCTGATAGCAAGTCCAAACTGGAGCAAGATAAGGAGCAAATCATGCAGCAATTTGACAAGATGGAACAGCTTCTCTCAACGGTTGAACAGGACCACAGCTCACAAatgaagaaagaagaacagaagttcaaagagctcgatGAGGTAGTAGTAGAGCTACAAACAGCACTAGAAGGAAACGCTAGGACGAGGGAGAAACTGGAAGACGACGTACGAATCCTAAGACTTGAAATCGAGGGACTAcagaagaacttgaattCCTTCATCCTTGAGAACACGGACAGCCCAGCTATTCGCAAGCTCAATGATGAGAtcttgtccttgaagaacctCATGAAGAACAGCACATTGCTCAAATCTGCCACGCCCTCTGAAAACGACAAGTCGCCAGTCCCAGGAGCCGAGGCTATCCCCTCAGCCTCAGAAATTTTGGCTAAAATGAACATACCTAAAAAGAATGATAGTGAAGCGCCAGCATGGAAGAAGAGTAGAGATGCCATGGCCGCTCACAAAGACACTGCACTCCCTGAGTGGCAGAAAACAGCCGCTGAAAAGGCGCACACGCCCATCCCAGAATGGCAAAAGGCTATGTTCAATGCGGAGTCGCCAAGCCCAGAGGAGTCAGTTTCTTAA